In Odontesthes bonariensis isolate fOdoBon6 chromosome 9, fOdoBon6.hap1, whole genome shotgun sequence, the following proteins share a genomic window:
- the blvrb gene encoding flavin reductase (NADPH), whose amino-acid sequence MMSNSVKNVAIFGATGMTGLATLPLAAAAGYNVTVLVRDPAKLPADHKATRVVVGDVLNKEDVKKTTEGQDAVIIILGTRSDLGPTTMMSVGTQNIVEAMKARGIRKVVGCMSAFLLWDRSKVPPRLLPVTEDHDRMHNVLKSSGLDYVAVMPPHIAGDLPLTESYMATENMLKGRAISKHDLGHFFVKCLSTSEWDGKTVGVWGEYK is encoded by the exons ATGATGTCGAACTCGGTGAAAAACGTCGCGATTTTTGGAGCCACGGGAATGACCGGACTGGCGACCCTGCCGCTGGCTGCGGCTGCAG GATACAACGTGACCGTGCTGGTGCGTGACCCGGCCAAGCTGCCTGCCGACCACAAGGCAACCAGAGTGGTGGTGGGTGACGTCCTGAACAAAGAGGATGTGAAGAAGACCACGGAGGGTCAGGATGCTGTTATCATCATCCTGGGCACCAGGAGCGACCTCG GTCCAACCACCATGATGTCAGTGGGCACCCAGAACATTGTGGAAGCCATGAAGGCACGAGGGATCCGCAAAGTGGTCGGCTGCATGTCAG CTTTCCTTCTGTGGGATCGATCGAAAGTCCCGCCCCGCCTGCTTCCTGTGACCGAGGACCACGACAGGATGCACAACGTGCTGAAATCATCAGGGCTGGACTACGTGGCTGTTATGCCTCCTCACATCGCCG GTGACCTTCCTCTGACGGAGAGCTACATGGCGACAGAGAATATGCTAAAAGGAAGAGCCATCTCCAAACACGACCTGGGACATTTCTTTGTCAAGTGTCTGTCCACATCAGAGTGGGATGGCAAGACTGTGGGAGTGTGGGGAGAGTACAAATAG
- the sertad3 gene encoding SERTA domain-containing protein 3 — protein MIQKGQKRKHPPEDMEVSDRSSPTWENQRQFVFSVSLNKYQRSQELPEPSLRRSVLIANTLRQISLEACAAPSEGWDVSQPPCSSSSTLHATEGESIPTGAKHCSAVTADNSHTALAAFPNCAANRSPTSCHFSESNVPMTAEDEDWGSMSTEADFSLSAAISSILTALDSAIDTIPQATPRTPLRSLENLSAPSEGGVVWGKQGVRGQGVIWEQQGEGRVRESSMEAMRPVYLSDVTVEDLFQDIDTSLLEREMGVLGLRSGGYPAGDDLLRYLPPFSLSLNPNLKCLPSFSSFSPLSSSSPASASFSSQSQVREGFELDHLMEILVES, from the coding sequence ATGATTCAAAAGGGGCAGAAACGTAAACACCCACCAGAGGACATGGAGGTGTCCGACAGGAGCAGTCCCACCTGGGAGAACCAGCGGCAGTTTGTCTTTTCAGTGTCCCTGAACAAGTATCAGCGTAGCCAGGAGCTTCCTGAACCCAGCCTGCGGCGCTCTGTCCTGATAGCCAACACTCTGCGGCAGATCAGCCTGGAAGCGTGTGCGGCGCCCTCTGAAGGCTGGGATGTGTCACAACCTCCCTGTAGCTCTTCGTCTACCCTTCACGCCACAGAGGGGGAGAGCATCCCAACAGGAGCAAAACATTGTTCAGCAGTAACAGCTGATAACAGCCACACAGCTCTCGCCGCCTTTCCCAATTGTGCTGCCAATAGATCCCCAacaagctgccattttagcgaATCAAACGTCCCCATGACAGCAGAAGATGAAGACTGGGGATCGATGTCCACAGAGGCCGACTTCTCCCTTTCAGCTGCCATTTCCTCCATTCTGACCGCACTGGACTCTGCCATCGATACTATCCCTCAGGCAACTCCACGGACGCCCCTCAGATCCTTGGAGAACCTGTCGGCGCCCTCTGAGGGAGGCGTTGTGTGGGGGAAACAGGGAGTGAGAGGTCAAGGCGTCATCTGGGAACAGcagggggaggggagggtgcGAGAGAGCAGCATGGAGGCGATGAGGCCCGTCTACCTGAGTGATGTCACTGTGGAAGATCTATTTCAGGACATAGACACGTCCCTGCTGGAGAGGGAGATGGGAGTGCTGGGGCTCAGAAGCGGCGGATATCCAGCTGGGGATGACCTGCTTCGGTACCTGCCGCCGTTCTCCCTTTCTCTCAACCCAAACCTGAAGTGTCTGCCTTCGTTCTCCTCCTTCAGtcctctctcttcctcttcGCCAGCATCTGCTTCCTTCTCCAGTCAGAGTCAAGTGAGAGAAGGATTTGAGCTGGATCATTTGATGGAGATCCTGGTGGAGTCCTGA